From the Methanocella sp. genome, the window ACGAACCTGACGGGCCTGACGCCCTCCACCGAGGCCAGTTCCCTCGATACGAACTCGGCAGTGTCCCGGAAGTTCGTGAACACGATGATTCGGGACGACGGGTTCTGGCGCAGCTGTTCCGTCACGATCTGCTTGACCTTCTCCGTTTTCGGGTTGACCTCGTCGGCCGTGCCCGCGATCCTCATCGCGCCGGCGAGACGGGCATCCTGCATGAGCCGCTTCGTGGCCTTGCTGCCGCCCTTGCTCCCCGCTTCCTCTCTGAGCCGGTCGAAGTACTTCTTGAGGGGCACGACGCCCTGCGTCTGTATGAGGTCGACGGCGTGCTCTATCTTCATTATCTCGGCTAAAATGGAGACGGCCTTATAGCTCTCCGGCGACCCGCCCTTGTTGATCGACGCCTGGAGCTTCGCCTGGAGCATGAGGAGCTCTTTTTTGTTCAGGTGAGTGTTATACACGACGCCCATGGCCCGGAGCTTATCCAGCCGGTCGTCCATGAGCGAGTCGAGCAAGATCTTTATCTCGGCCGCCTTGTCGGGCACGTCCACCTTGATCCACTCCACGTCCTTCTCGTAGATGTAGGGCGAAACGTCGGGGTCGTTCTCTGTCTTAAGCTCGACCTGCTCGATGAAGAGGTTCTGCCTGACCTCGTTTATCTTCTCGGGCGTACTGCCCGGGGACGCGGTGATGCCCAGCACCAGGGGGTCCGATGACTGTTCCTGGTATTTCTTCGCGATGTAAACGTAAGCGTAGTCGCCCGTGGCCCGGTGGGCCTCGTCGAAAATGACTAACGAAACGTCCCTCAGGTCGAACCGTTTCATCAATATGTCGTTCTCGATGACCTGCGGGGTCGAGACGACCACCGACGAATCCTTCCACTGTATCTCCCTCTCGTCCGGGGCGACGCTTCCCGTGAACACGGCGATCCTCTCCGGCGGGATGGCAAGCGTCCGCCGCAGGAATGCGGCGTGCTGTTCTACTAGCGGCTTTGTGGGCGAGAGCATCAGTATCTTTTTACCGTCCTTGAGGCGCTCGACCATTACCAGAAGGGCGATTATGGTCTTCCCCAGCCCGGTGGGGAGCACGATGAGGGACGACTTTTCGAGGGCTTTTTTCGCCAGCGTGAGCTGATAATCGCGGCTCGCCACGGTGTCCGGCTTCAGGAGTGGGTGGCTGACGAATTCGGGCATGTACGCTGCCTATGTATCGTCGAGGCGTTATATATGTTGTATGCCCGCCTTGAAAATAATTCAATTTGGGCTTATGTTACTTATCTCCTTTATCTGGCTTTTTGCTTCGTTGATTTGTTCGGTTGGTAACACGAGCCTCACGAAAATTTTTTAGAGTTAAGGCTCGAATGGCACTAGATAAAAAAGAATTCGTATTTTAGTGTTACCAACCGAACTGTCCAGCGAAGCAGGCGAGTTAAAAAAAACAGTAAAGACTGTTATTACAGCATGGAGGCGAGCCACATGAGGGCTCCGGATACGAGCGGGATGGAGAGGTTGTCGTCCACCGTGAACCTGAGGAGCCGCCATGGGAACGCGTCCGCGACCATCGCTCCAAAAGCTCCGGCCGCGATCATCTTAAAAGAGAGCGACGGGTAGAGGGCAATGCCGATGCACCCGCATACGGCCAGCATGACGGCCATGAGGGCGGGCGACTTGGGGTGGGTGACCGCGTATCGAAGCTCGCCCACGAGGGAGCTTTTTGCCGCTGCGCCGCTGCGCTTATCGGCCTCCTTCGGCCCGTCCACCATGGTCATGATGGCGCCGGCCAGGCCAGTGATGGCGTCCCCCAGGTCCAGGAACAGTATGGCGGCGACGGCGATGGCCTTATCGAAGAGGAGCACGGCCAGGAACGAGGAGAGAAGCGCATAAAAGTACCCGCCGACAACTCCGTTTTCCTCGTGCCCCCTCAGCAGTATGCTGGGAAATATCGGGTGGCCGGATAATCGAACATACTCTAAAACTGCGGCCACGAGAACGGCGGCGAGCAGGATGAGCAGTATTAGCTCGCGGGAAAATAAAAAATAGTAGGCGAGAGGCACCACCACGCCGGCCATGTGGATGGCCTTTCTCGATGCCTCCTTCGCCAGCAGACCCAGGTCAAGGGACATTATCCGGCGACGACCTTCCTGCCGAAGTCGGTCAGC encodes:
- a CDS encoding dolichol kinase; protein product: MSLDLGLLAKEASRKAIHMAGVVVPLAYYFLFSRELILLILLAAVLVAAVLEYVRLSGHPIFPSILLRGHEENGVVGGYFYALLSSFLAVLLFDKAIAVAAILFLDLGDAITGLAGAIMTMVDGPKEADKRSGAAAKSSLVGELRYAVTHPKSPALMAVMLAVCGCIGIALYPSLSFKMIAAGAFGAMVADAFPWRLLRFTVDDNLSIPLVSGALMWLASML
- a CDS encoding DEAD/DEAH box helicase, whose amino-acid sequence is MPEFVSHPLLKPDTVASRDYQLTLAKKALEKSSLIVLPTGLGKTIIALLVMVERLKDGKKILMLSPTKPLVEQHAAFLRRTLAIPPERIAVFTGSVAPDEREIQWKDSSVVVSTPQVIENDILMKRFDLRDVSLVIFDEAHRATGDYAYVYIAKKYQEQSSDPLVLGITASPGSTPEKINEVRQNLFIEQVELKTENDPDVSPYIYEKDVEWIKVDVPDKAAEIKILLDSLMDDRLDKLRAMGVVYNTHLNKKELLMLQAKLQASINKGGSPESYKAVSILAEIMKIEHAVDLIQTQGVVPLKKYFDRLREEAGSKGGSKATKRLMQDARLAGAMRIAGTADEVNPKTEKVKQIVTEQLRQNPSSRIIVFTNFRDTAEFVSRELASVEGVRPVRFVGQASRLNDKGLTQKKQVEILDAFRAGEFNTLIATSVAEEGLDIPSTDLVIFYEPVPSEIRSIQRRGRTGRNAVGRVVVLMSRGTRDEGTYRVSQAKEKKMYRTMNDMKDGQRMSDMLENGGIQKIPETTPPLPPAGQSSLREFGAGDKPPEAVEIYVDIREMRSAVVKSLEEMKASLNIKTLEVGDYVLSDRVCVERKTTDDFLDTLFGADRSLFEQIIAMKHAYMRPLLFLEGDGLYTKRRISPSVIHGVLASIAVDYGVPIIFTANEAETAAFLFSIARREQVERKRSVNPHAQKASHTLSERQEYLVSAISEVGPVISKNLLRHFGSVKGIVGASKEELMEVDKVGEKTASKIREIIDSEYRPRD